The following coding sequences are from one Enterococcus sp. 4G2_DIV0659 window:
- a CDS encoding beta-glucoside-specific PTS transporter subunit IIABC, giving the protein MYNLAKEIILLVGGDENISSLTHCVTRLRFNLKNESKAQTKALEELDGIMGVQRQGGQYQVIIGGKVSKVYAEIIKMIPRLDNNSMEGVGGEKDSLINRLINALSSILVPSLAPIIGGGMLKGFLFMLTSLGWADPESGTMFVLNMTGDGMFYFFPFLLAVSSARRFKTNEYMALSLAGVLMYPTLINAAIAGELTNVQFLSFLPVPIVNYSSSILPIILAVWLLSHVYRFFEKVMPSLVTVIFTPLLTLLLMVPMMLVVLAPIGFYVGEYIAQGIEALINFSPLLSGFVIGASRPLLVLMGMHHAIRPITQQQIATYGYSTMGPMNFMSTMAQATAAFAVYFLISNKKMKQVALSSTVSGYLGITEPALYGVLVKYKAAFVGASLGGGIGGAVGAILGAKSMAPVMPSVLSIPVFLNDGAAGFVIGLIVTVMSTFILTFLLAKSVLSIDDTTEKAVSSENDLVSHDDDVVTIGAPVYGTVYPIGDVSDQTFSKEIVGKGIAIMPMGDTIVSPVEGTVTIAFKTKHAIGLKSKEGVEILIHVGLDTVKLAGQYFELLCEQDQQVQKGTPLIKFDCEKISELGYDISVIVIITNSDDYLSVLAINDQKEVKKGEGIITIIPEQSYDRDTIDLLAE; this is encoded by the coding sequence ATGTACAACTTAGCAAAAGAAATTATTTTACTAGTCGGCGGAGATGAAAATATTAGCAGTTTAACGCATTGTGTCACAAGGTTACGGTTCAATCTGAAAAATGAATCAAAAGCTCAGACAAAAGCTCTAGAAGAGTTGGATGGAATAATGGGCGTTCAGCGACAAGGAGGGCAATATCAAGTAATCATTGGCGGGAAAGTTAGCAAAGTCTATGCAGAGATCATCAAAATGATTCCTCGTTTAGATAATAATAGTATGGAAGGGGTTGGCGGGGAGAAAGATTCCCTGATTAATCGTTTAATTAATGCATTATCTTCTATTTTAGTTCCCAGTTTAGCCCCCATCATTGGCGGTGGGATGCTAAAAGGATTCTTGTTTATGTTAACAAGTTTGGGTTGGGCTGATCCTGAGAGTGGTACAATGTTTGTCTTAAATATGACGGGCGATGGGATGTTTTATTTTTTCCCATTTTTACTAGCAGTAAGCAGTGCTCGTAGATTTAAAACGAATGAATACATGGCATTAAGTTTAGCAGGAGTGTTAATGTATCCCACGTTAATTAATGCAGCAATTGCTGGAGAATTAACAAATGTTCAATTTTTAAGCTTCTTACCTGTTCCAATTGTTAATTATAGTAGTTCGATATTACCGATTATTTTAGCGGTCTGGTTATTGAGCCATGTATATCGTTTTTTTGAGAAAGTAATGCCTAGTCTAGTTACTGTTATATTTACGCCATTACTGACATTGCTTCTTATGGTACCAATGATGTTAGTTGTTTTAGCACCGATTGGTTTTTATGTAGGTGAATATATTGCTCAAGGAATTGAAGCGTTAATCAATTTCTCACCATTATTATCAGGATTTGTTATTGGTGCCAGCCGTCCATTGTTAGTATTGATGGGAATGCATCATGCGATTCGTCCGATTACTCAGCAACAGATCGCAACTTACGGGTATTCTACAATGGGACCAATGAATTTTATGAGTACTATGGCTCAAGCGACGGCTGCATTCGCTGTATATTTTTTGATTTCAAATAAGAAGATGAAACAAGTTGCTTTATCTTCGACTGTTTCTGGTTATTTAGGCATTACAGAGCCCGCGTTATATGGTGTTTTAGTCAAATATAAAGCTGCTTTTGTTGGGGCTTCATTAGGCGGAGGCATTGGTGGAGCTGTGGGAGCAATCTTGGGAGCAAAATCAATGGCACCTGTGATGCCAAGTGTTCTTTCGATTCCAGTATTTTTGAATGATGGAGCTGCAGGCTTTGTGATTGGCTTGATCGTAACCGTGATGTCAACATTTATTCTTACTTTTTTACTAGCGAAAAGTGTTCTTTCAATTGATGATACAACTGAAAAAGCGGTTAGTTCGGAAAATGATTTAGTTAGCCATGATGATGATGTAGTAACGATAGGTGCACCTGTTTACGGTACCGTATATCCGATCGGTGATGTTTCGGATCAAACGTTTTCAAAGGAAATAGTGGGTAAAGGGATTGCGATCATGCCTATGGGAGATACGATTGTCTCTCCGGTTGAAGGAACTGTGACAATTGCATTTAAAACGAAGCATGCGATTGGTTTAAAATCAAAAGAGGGAGTAGAAATTTTGATTCATGTAGGATTGGATACGGTAAAGCTAGCTGGTCAGTATTTTGAACTGCTGTGTGAACAAGATCAACAAGTTCAAAAGGGAACGCCATTGATTAAATTTGACTGTGAAAAAATCAGCGAATTAGGGTACGATATAAGTGTAATCGTTATCATTACTAATTCTGATGACTACTTATCGGTTTTAGCGATCAATGATCAAAAAGAGGTAAAAAAAGGGGAAGGAATCATTACGATTATTCCTGAACAATCCTATGATAGAGATACGATTGATTTGCTTGCAGAATGA
- a CDS encoding glucosamine-6-phosphate deaminase codes for MKVIIVKDYDELSKVSAQMLIGEMFQRHERVNLAITAGTTPIGMYEKLIPEVKGKQYFDNVHYYNFDEIPYKSGTREGVTISDLREMYFTPTAIPEERIHILDETNYKEQDKRITEAGGLDVILLGIGADGHYCGNLPGTTNFDDFTTKVRCDEVMKERIAPHFEDRAETPDFYVTMGPRSVMSARHLILFASGEKKAKVMKAFVEGAITAEIPASILKMHPHLTVIIDEAAAKLLDKEK; via the coding sequence ATGAAAGTTATTATAGTAAAAGATTATGATGAATTAAGCAAAGTTTCGGCACAAATGTTGATTGGTGAAATGTTTCAACGTCATGAACGTGTGAATTTAGCGATAACAGCTGGGACAACACCGATCGGAATGTATGAAAAATTGATTCCAGAAGTAAAAGGGAAACAGTATTTTGATAACGTTCATTACTATAATTTTGATGAGATTCCTTATAAATCAGGCACTCGTGAAGGTGTGACAATTAGTGATTTAAGAGAAATGTATTTTACACCGACAGCCATTCCAGAAGAACGTATTCATATTTTAGATGAAACAAATTATAAAGAACAAGATAAACGAATTACTGAAGCAGGTGGTTTAGATGTGATTTTATTAGGCATTGGTGCGGATGGTCATTATTGTGGAAACTTACCTGGCACAACAAACTTTGATGATTTTACAACAAAAGTTCGTTGTGATGAAGTGATGAAAGAACGGATCGCTCCGCATTTTGAAGATCGTGCTGAAACACCCGATTTTTATGTTACAATGGGACCTAGGAGCGTGATGAGCGCAAGACACTTGATTCTTTTTGCTAGTGGAGAAAAGAAGGCGAAAGTAATGAAAGCGTTTGTTGAAGGCGCAATCACTGCGGAGATTCCTGCTTCTATTTTGAAAATGCATCCGCATTTAACTGTTATTATTGATGAAGCAGCCGCGAAATTATTAGACAAGGAGAAATGA
- a CDS encoding fibronectin type III domain-containing protein: protein MKKNIRLLFLCVIIVMIFPNDWSYALEIKQLEEDTTESISSSEQETILESTETTDAELSDSSTATSEEQESEESEKTTENIDKIELNEQDKVEINNKNILKIDDRQDAEGFWLVDSAETLMEYLKDNEKLKFRLTNNINLGSAGYKLKNNVIIDGGGHIITYNKAGVAASGFYVNETNAVIEIRNTQFGNSDGSGADGFYGVVTGITAANMTFIFDNVDYYSTNGQMIYNIDGSVIMRGQNTIDQRGTNTYSQEWAEINYVEIQSGQTSIKHSGTTDAFIWSAGIAAGNPHARTSQIVVRENARLDVQTNGNVMYGTFAPSYIVEKNGIFNLDKVTLATTSTKNRFFGNNLTQPVNFDFQEQSQVNFTLPLPINLNTAKGGMNIGEHADVSIDVASGTAFSTATSSSFAVNMTKSKKVSFSSNSLGTLGLNGGTGVKNLAFSSNYLQKIETFSNKTNTTPTREIFKEASELSVQGTNFTNVVDSINPFSAQEIQALKNSQKIVFSEFIDIPDQLTLIAAANNDMSVSLYGSSVNNGSSALEVKFFLFTDKQDINDLRKAKHIVTLDSFEEQENTSLNSYYHVTVDGLNPNTNYWAQMVVINQAGESEFSDVSLFATKPQLEKMKANVTTTSAIVSGELASDTGKWTDYTNGEDLGIPDQSSYYGGIYQQVKVEYSKNKAFPANETKSQIADLSGEKNQYFTTKLTGLEGDVTYYVRVKVMGVSGGEVTLAMTPLTEFQTVTEIIKVEVPIEMAFQTKNKDIGTTKEGEITSTEYQVINKGNTPTKISINNLTNENVDASQLLLLDTLAGKQNHDELALQMLVDNDQANPLFLTNDLSNNPLSLGVLKADEKKHLRLNGKYFNPNAAAKFPTYKMTFKVERNEE, encoded by the coding sequence ATGAAAAAAAATATTCGTTTGCTTTTTCTCTGTGTGATCATCGTGATGATTTTTCCAAATGATTGGTCGTATGCCTTGGAAATAAAGCAATTGGAAGAAGATACTACGGAATCTATTAGTTCATCAGAACAAGAAACCATACTAGAATCAACAGAGACGACCGATGCTGAATTATCTGATTCATCAACAGCTACTAGCGAAGAACAAGAGAGCGAAGAAAGTGAAAAAACAACAGAAAATATTGATAAAATTGAATTGAATGAACAAGATAAAGTAGAAATAAATAATAAAAATATATTAAAAATAGATGATAGACAAGATGCAGAAGGTTTTTGGTTAGTGGACTCTGCAGAAACATTGATGGAGTATTTAAAAGATAACGAAAAGCTCAAATTTCGTTTAACAAATAATATAAATTTAGGTTCAGCAGGATATAAACTTAAAAACAATGTGATCATTGACGGTGGGGGTCATATTATTACATACAATAAAGCAGGCGTTGCAGCTAGCGGTTTTTATGTGAATGAAACAAATGCAGTTATTGAGATTCGCAATACACAATTTGGAAATAGTGATGGGTCTGGTGCAGATGGATTTTACGGTGTAGTGACGGGAATAACAGCTGCGAACATGACATTTATTTTCGATAACGTCGATTACTATTCAACAAATGGACAAATGATTTATAACATAGACGGATCCGTCATCATGAGAGGTCAAAATACGATCGATCAAAGAGGGACAAATACATATTCCCAAGAATGGGCAGAAATCAATTATGTTGAGATTCAAAGCGGTCAAACTTCAATTAAACATTCCGGAACAACCGATGCTTTTATCTGGTCGGCTGGTATTGCAGCAGGTAATCCCCATGCAAGAACATCACAAATCGTAGTAAGAGAAAATGCTAGATTAGATGTTCAGACGAATGGGAATGTGATGTATGGCACATTTGCGCCAAGTTATATTGTAGAAAAAAACGGTATTTTCAATTTGGACAAAGTGACGCTTGCTACAACTAGCACAAAAAATCGTTTTTTTGGTAATAATCTTACTCAACCTGTGAACTTTGATTTTCAAGAGCAGTCTCAAGTGAATTTTACATTGCCTTTGCCAATCAATTTAAACACAGCTAAAGGTGGTATGAATATTGGAGAGCACGCAGATGTTTCGATTGATGTTGCAAGCGGCACAGCATTTTCCACAGCAACCAGCAGTTCCTTTGCTGTTAATATGACTAAGTCGAAAAAAGTCTCATTTTCTAGTAACAGTCTTGGAACTTTGGGGTTAAATGGTGGAACTGGTGTGAAAAATTTAGCTTTTTCAAGCAACTATTTACAGAAAATAGAAACGTTTTCCAATAAAACAAATACTACGCCAACAAGAGAAATTTTTAAAGAAGCCTCGGAGTTAAGCGTTCAAGGAACCAACTTTACGAATGTGGTAGATTCGATAAATCCTTTTTCTGCTCAAGAGATCCAGGCGTTGAAAAATTCTCAAAAAATTGTGTTTAGTGAGTTTATTGATATTCCTGATCAGTTAACATTAATTGCTGCAGCAAATAATGACATGTCTGTTTCCCTCTATGGCTCATCGGTCAATAATGGAAGTTCTGCTTTGGAAGTGAAATTTTTCTTGTTTACTGATAAACAAGATATAAATGATTTAAGAAAAGCAAAACACATTGTTACATTAGATTCCTTTGAAGAGCAAGAAAATACAAGCCTTAATTCATATTACCATGTAACTGTGGATGGCTTGAATCCCAACACTAATTATTGGGCTCAAATGGTTGTCATCAATCAAGCAGGAGAGAGCGAATTTTCTGATGTATCACTCTTTGCTACAAAACCTCAGTTGGAAAAAATGAAAGCCAATGTCACAACAACTTCAGCAATCGTAAGCGGTGAGTTGGCAAGTGATACAGGGAAATGGACAGACTATACGAATGGCGAAGATTTGGGAATTCCTGATCAATCATCCTATTATGGCGGAATCTACCAACAAGTAAAGGTAGAGTATAGTAAAAATAAAGCCTTCCCAGCGAATGAAACAAAATCACAAATTGCTGATCTTTCAGGAGAGAAAAACCAATATTTTACAACGAAATTAACAGGACTTGAAGGTGACGTAACTTATTATGTTCGAGTGAAGGTTATGGGTGTTTCAGGAGGGGAAGTCACTTTAGCAATGACGCCATTAACAGAATTTCAAACGGTGACAGAAATTATCAAAGTAGAAGTGCCTATTGAAATGGCTTTCCAAACAAAGAACAAAGATATTGGTACTACAAAAGAAGGTGAAATCACTTCTACAGAGTATCAAGTGATTAACAAGGGAAATACACCGACAAAAATCTCAATTAACAATTTGACAAATGAGAATGTAGATGCGAGTCAGCTTTTATTATTAGATACACTTGCAGGAAAACAAAACCATGACGAACTAGCATTGCAGATGCTGGTAGATAACGATCAAGCGAATCCGTTGTTTTTAACAAATGACTTATCTAATAATCCTTTGTCGCTTGGTGTTTTGAAAGCAGACGAAAAAAAGCATCTAAGATTAAATGGAAAGTATTTTAATCCAAACGCAGCAGCAAAATTTCCAACCTATAAAATGACATTTAAAGTTGAAAGAAATGAAGAATGA
- a CDS encoding PRD domain-containing protein: MFVKKRINNNVILAIDGEMEVIVVGKGLGFQAYPNDLVDLEFVQQIYLPTEKMSVKQMAVLLNEASFEEIVLIEKIVKLGEEELGKKINPVILFSLLDHLLFAFKRYEEKLNIRSPIEWEIKQFYPKEVAIGHKAIALIEEVKKIHLEEAEAVFIAMHFVNYQFDQEAMETTMDYLEAMSDITQLVRYYFQVELDENSINYQRFVNHLRYYLMRINAQETTKSLDNEEIVLTVKKNYPKEFKCSLRISQYLEERYNKKATFDEQLYVTLHLARLLHS, from the coding sequence ATGTTTGTAAAAAAGCGAATCAATAATAATGTTATTTTGGCTATTGATGGAGAGATGGAGGTGATTGTTGTTGGTAAAGGGTTGGGTTTTCAGGCGTACCCTAATGATTTAGTTGATTTAGAGTTCGTTCAACAAATCTACTTGCCTACAGAAAAAATGAGTGTGAAGCAGATGGCTGTTTTATTGAATGAGGCAAGTTTTGAAGAGATAGTACTAATAGAAAAAATAGTAAAGTTAGGCGAAGAAGAGTTAGGTAAAAAGATAAATCCAGTTATTCTGTTTAGTCTGTTAGATCATCTATTGTTTGCTTTTAAACGATACGAAGAAAAACTGAATATTCGTAGTCCAATCGAATGGGAAATCAAACAATTTTATCCAAAAGAAGTCGCCATCGGTCATAAAGCGATTGCATTGATTGAAGAAGTGAAAAAAATTCATTTAGAAGAGGCGGAAGCTGTGTTTATTGCTATGCATTTTGTGAATTATCAATTCGATCAGGAAGCAATGGAGACAACAATGGACTATTTGGAAGCTATGAGCGATATTACTCAATTAGTTCGTTACTATTTTCAAGTGGAATTAGACGAAAATTCAATCAATTACCAGCGTTTTGTGAATCATTTACGGTATTATTTGATGCGTATAAATGCTCAAGAGACAACAAAATCTTTAGATAATGAGGAAATTGTTTTGACGGTTAAAAAGAACTATCCAAAAGAATTTAAATGTAGTCTAAGAATTAGTCAGTATCTAGAAGAACGCTATAATAAAAAAGCTACATTTGATGAACAACTCTATGTAACGCTCCATTTAGCTCGGTTATTACATTCATAA
- the leuS gene encoding leucine--tRNA ligase, translating into MSYDHKKIEKKWQKYWAKHNSFITRDDSSKKKFYALDMFPYPSGQGLHVGHPEGYTATDILSRMKRSQGYSVLHPMGWDAFGLPAEQYALDTGNDPAEFTKKNIETFKRQINSLGFSYDWNREINTTDPEYYKWTQWIFTKLYEHGLAYEAEVAVNWVPELGTVISNEEVIDGKSERGGYDVVRKPMRQWMLKITAYADRLLDDLELVDWPENIKDMQRNWIGRSEGANVTFEVAGTQETFTVFTTRPDTLFGATYTVLAPELELVKKITTPEQKEAVEAYIDAASKKSDLNRTDLAKEKTGVFTGTYAINPVNGAEVPIWIADYVLASYGTGAIMAVPAHDERDYEFAKAFNIEIIPVLEGGDVEKAPFTGDGSHINSDFLNGLNKEEAISKINVWLEEKGVGKKEVSYRLRDWLFSRQRYWGEPIPVIHWEDGTTTTVPEKDLPLTLPKTDDIKPSGTGESPLANITEWINVVDPETGKKGKRETNTMPQWAGSSWYHLRYIDPHNKNELANYEKLERWLPVDIYIGGAEHAVLHLLYARFWHKFLYDIGVVPTKEPYQKLYNQGMILGQSFRDSRGVLVPTNLVEKRDGAWVSTETGEELEEAPAKMSKSLKNVVNPDDVIEKYGADTLRMYEMFMGPLDASIAWSENGLEGSRKFLDRVWRLIVDENDKMRDRITTVNDGRLTKVYNQTVKKVTEDMENLHFNTAISQLMVFVNEANKVDVLPYEYIEGFVQLLAPIAPHIGEELWAILGNEESLTNVPWPTFDESALVEDEVEVVFQVNGKVRAKVKVARGLSKDELEEKALATEEIQSFIDGKTVRKVIVVPEKLVNIVAN; encoded by the coding sequence GTGAGCTACGATCACAAGAAAATCGAAAAAAAATGGCAAAAATATTGGGCGAAGCATAACAGTTTTATTACTCGCGACGACTCTAGTAAAAAGAAATTTTATGCGCTAGATATGTTTCCCTATCCATCTGGACAAGGATTGCATGTTGGGCATCCAGAAGGGTATACAGCAACGGATATCTTGTCTCGAATGAAAAGAAGTCAAGGGTATAGCGTGTTACATCCAATGGGGTGGGATGCATTTGGTTTGCCCGCAGAACAATACGCTTTAGATACAGGAAATGATCCAGCTGAATTCACGAAAAAAAATATCGAAACATTTAAACGCCAAATCAACTCACTAGGTTTTAGCTATGATTGGAATCGAGAGATTAACACAACTGATCCAGAGTATTATAAATGGACACAATGGATTTTTACAAAATTATATGAACACGGATTAGCCTATGAAGCAGAAGTTGCCGTTAACTGGGTACCCGAGCTAGGAACTGTTATTTCAAATGAAGAAGTGATTGATGGTAAAAGTGAACGTGGCGGCTATGACGTTGTCAGAAAACCAATGCGCCAATGGATGTTGAAAATCACTGCATATGCAGATCGTTTATTGGATGATCTAGAGTTAGTCGATTGGCCAGAAAATATTAAAGATATGCAACGCAATTGGATTGGTCGTTCAGAAGGAGCGAATGTGACTTTTGAGGTAGCTGGAACACAAGAAACCTTTACCGTGTTCACTACTCGTCCAGACACGTTATTTGGAGCGACGTATACAGTTTTAGCACCAGAACTAGAATTAGTTAAAAAAATTACTACACCAGAACAAAAAGAAGCTGTAGAAGCCTATATTGATGCCGCTTCTAAAAAATCTGATTTAAATCGTACGGATTTAGCGAAAGAAAAAACAGGTGTCTTTACAGGTACGTATGCAATAAACCCTGTTAATGGAGCAGAAGTTCCGATTTGGATCGCCGATTATGTCTTAGCTTCTTATGGAACAGGGGCAATTATGGCAGTTCCCGCTCATGACGAGAGAGATTACGAATTTGCTAAAGCATTTAATATTGAAATTATTCCAGTCTTAGAAGGCGGAGATGTTGAAAAAGCTCCTTTCACAGGTGATGGATCGCACATCAATTCTGACTTTTTAAATGGATTGAACAAAGAAGAGGCAATTTCTAAAATAAATGTTTGGTTAGAAGAAAAAGGCGTAGGGAAAAAAGAAGTTAGTTACCGTCTTCGCGATTGGCTATTTTCACGTCAACGTTATTGGGGAGAACCAATCCCTGTGATTCACTGGGAAGATGGCACAACCACAACAGTTCCAGAAAAAGACTTGCCATTGACGCTACCTAAAACAGATGACATCAAGCCAAGTGGTACAGGAGAATCCCCACTTGCCAATATTACCGAATGGATCAATGTTGTTGACCCTGAAACAGGGAAAAAAGGGAAGCGGGAAACCAACACAATGCCGCAATGGGCGGGAAGCTCATGGTATCACCTGCGTTATATTGACCCTCATAACAAAAACGAACTTGCTAATTACGAAAAATTAGAGCGCTGGTTACCAGTGGATATTTATATTGGTGGAGCAGAACATGCAGTTTTACACTTGTTATACGCTCGATTCTGGCATAAATTCTTATATGATATCGGTGTTGTACCAACTAAAGAACCGTATCAAAAACTGTACAATCAAGGTATGATTTTAGGTCAAAGTTTCCGTGACAGTCGAGGGGTACTGGTTCCGACTAATCTTGTAGAAAAACGTGATGGCGCTTGGGTAAGTACTGAAACAGGCGAAGAACTAGAAGAAGCACCAGCGAAAATGAGTAAATCTCTGAAGAATGTTGTAAATCCAGATGATGTTATTGAAAAATATGGTGCAGATACACTAAGAATGTATGAAATGTTCATGGGACCTTTAGATGCTTCCATTGCTTGGAGTGAAAATGGTCTTGAAGGAAGTCGTAAATTCTTAGACCGTGTTTGGCGATTAATTGTAGATGAAAATGATAAAATGCGTGATCGAATTACGACAGTCAACGATGGACGCTTAACCAAAGTTTACAACCAAACAGTAAAAAAAGTCACTGAAGATATGGAAAATCTCCATTTTAATACAGCAATTTCTCAATTAATGGTATTTGTTAATGAAGCAAATAAAGTAGATGTGTTGCCTTACGAATATATTGAAGGTTTTGTTCAATTGTTAGCGCCGATTGCACCTCATATTGGAGAAGAACTGTGGGCGATCTTAGGAAATGAAGAAAGCTTGACGAATGTTCCTTGGCCAACATTTGATGAGTCTGCACTTGTTGAAGACGAAGTTGAAGTGGTTTTCCAAGTGAATGGAAAAGTTAGAGCCAAAGTTAAGGTTGCTCGTGGATTGAGCAAAGACGAATTAGAAGAAAAAGCTTTAGCAACAGAAGAAATTCAATCATTTATTGATGGAAAAACAGTAAGAAAAGTGATTGTTGTTCCAGAAAAATTAGTAAATATCGTAGCAAATTAG
- the fosX gene encoding FosX/FosE/FosI family fosfomycin resistance hydrolase: protein MKTISHMTFIVHDLQKATLFFEKIFNAKEVYSSGSDTFSLAKEKFFVLDGLWIAIMEGESLPTKTYNHIAFKIEEEAYDAYVERIQGLGLEIKKGRTRAKGEANSIYFYDFDNHLFELHTGTLEERLEHYQKEKKQPDFA, encoded by the coding sequence ATGAAAACAATTAGCCATATGACGTTTATCGTTCATGATTTACAGAAAGCCACATTGTTTTTTGAAAAAATTTTTAATGCTAAAGAAGTTTATTCAAGCGGTTCGGATACTTTTTCACTAGCGAAAGAAAAATTTTTCGTGCTAGATGGTTTATGGATAGCAATCATGGAGGGGGAATCATTACCAACGAAAACCTATAATCATATTGCGTTTAAAATAGAAGAAGAAGCGTACGATGCATATGTGGAGAGAATTCAAGGTCTAGGATTAGAGATAAAAAAAGGACGTACACGTGCAAAAGGTGAAGCCAATTCGATCTATTTCTATGATTTTGATAATCACCTGTTTGAATTGCATACAGGTACGTTAGAAGAACGATTAGAGCATTACCAGAAAGAAAAGAAACAACCTGATTTTGCGTAA
- the abc-f gene encoding ribosomal protection-like ABC-F family protein: MRKRMILQLKKISKNYGSMPLFEEVDLQINKGEKIGLIGTNGSGKSTLLKMIMGIESVDSGTISCKKNGRIGYLAQIPKATEQCVKEYLLETFVQTNEIQKQLTYLEKKMSDPECFLENVLLRYGQKQEEFLQAGGYEVENRLEMITNGLSINHLLSKSLLDLSGGEQTIVALARILLQENDLLLLDEPTNHLDTKRIAWLEGYLSHEKMAYLIVSHDRLFLDRTVEKIVEVEDGHLLEYKGNYSSYKKQKEEQLEKLRKDFTAQQKEIQKIKLAIRRFRQWGHEGDNEKFFKKAKELEKRLEKIQRIPKPKEETNKRRVTFKETDRSGKEVLQFEKVSKSYEGQPLFEQASFSLFWKDHSAIIGENGVGKSTLLKLVLELEQIDSGEIKRGTNLHIGYLPQIIQYEHPKQTVLQEFSQACSLIEQESRRVLAKYSFYREDVTKQVRFLSGGEKIRLELAKLMHKKVNFLLLDEPTNHLDIETREEIEEMLTEFKGTLLVVSHDRFFLEKMFDSFLIVEQHHIMKRTGNYLEIVK, translated from the coding sequence ATGAGGAAAAGAATGATTTTACAATTAAAAAAAATATCAAAAAATTACGGAAGTATGCCACTTTTTGAAGAAGTAGATTTACAAATAAATAAAGGAGAGAAAATTGGATTGATTGGTACAAATGGTTCTGGAAAATCAACGCTCTTAAAAATGATTATGGGAATAGAAAGCGTTGATTCAGGAACGATTAGTTGTAAAAAGAACGGGCGTATTGGTTATCTGGCACAGATACCAAAAGCAACAGAACAATGTGTAAAAGAGTATTTATTAGAAACGTTTGTACAGACGAATGAAATTCAAAAACAACTAACGTACTTAGAAAAGAAAATGAGTGATCCAGAGTGTTTTTTAGAAAATGTGCTGCTTCGATATGGTCAAAAACAGGAAGAATTTTTGCAAGCTGGCGGTTATGAAGTAGAGAATAGATTAGAAATGATAACTAATGGTTTATCAATCAATCATTTACTATCGAAAAGTCTTTTAGACTTAAGTGGTGGTGAGCAGACGATTGTCGCATTAGCAAGAATTTTACTACAAGAAAATGACCTTTTATTATTGGATGAACCGACCAATCATTTGGATACTAAAAGAATCGCTTGGCTTGAAGGATATTTATCACACGAAAAAATGGCCTATTTAATCGTCTCCCATGATCGTCTATTTTTAGATCGTACAGTAGAAAAGATTGTAGAAGTAGAGGATGGCCATTTATTAGAATATAAAGGAAATTATTCTTCTTATAAAAAACAAAAAGAAGAGCAACTTGAGAAGTTGAGAAAAGATTTTACTGCGCAGCAAAAAGAAATTCAAAAAATAAAACTAGCCATCCGCCGTTTTAGGCAATGGGGACATGAAGGGGATAATGAAAAATTTTTCAAAAAAGCTAAGGAACTTGAAAAAAGATTAGAAAAAATCCAGAGAATCCCTAAACCTAAAGAGGAAACAAATAAACGAAGAGTAACATTCAAAGAAACTGATCGCTCAGGGAAAGAAGTACTTCAATTTGAAAAAGTGAGTAAAAGTTATGAGGGGCAACCTTTATTTGAACAAGCAAGTTTTTCTCTCTTTTGGAAAGACCACTCAGCGATTATAGGAGAGAATGGAGTAGGGAAAAGTACGTTGTTAAAGTTAGTTTTAGAACTAGAACAAATTGACAGCGGTGAAATTAAAAGAGGAACAAATTTACACATTGGTTATTTACCTCAAATCATTCAGTATGAGCACCCTAAACAAACTGTTTTACAAGAATTTAGCCAAGCTTGTTCTTTAATTGAGCAAGAAAGTAGACGTGTTTTGGCGAAGTATTCATTTTATAGAGAAGATGTGACGAAGCAAGTTCGTTTCTTAAGTGGTGGAGAAAAAATTCGTTTAGAATTAGCGAAATTAATGCATAAGAAAGTAAATTTTCTACTTCTAGATGAACCGACTAATCATTTGGATATTGAAACCAGGGAAGAGATTGAGGAAATGTTAACAGAGTTTAAAGGAACGCTGCTAGTTGTTTCTCATGACCGATTTTTTTTAGAAAAAATGTTTGATAGCTTTTTAATTGTTGAACAACATCACATTATGAAAAGAACAGGGAACTATTTAGAGATAGTTAAATAA